A region of Dioscorea cayenensis subsp. rotundata cultivar TDr96_F1 chromosome 5, TDr96_F1_v2_PseudoChromosome.rev07_lg8_w22 25.fasta, whole genome shotgun sequence DNA encodes the following proteins:
- the LOC120260433 gene encoding ER membrane protein complex subunit 3, giving the protein MAEDLVLDTAIRDWVLIPLSVVMVLIGVLRYFVSKLMRSSQLPDAKALKEGQVIIRARNLKSGANFIPSKSFRARRVYFTNEENGLLHVPKEQAQNAQAQMFSDPNMAMDMMKKNLSMLIPQSLTFAWVNFFFSGFVAAKIPFPLTQRFRAMLQNGIDLSSVDVSYVSSRSWYFLNLFGLRGFFSLILGEENAMDDTQRMMQMGGFGFDASRSLAAEKDSLDIIQHDWALPKIEHRASKY; this is encoded by the exons ATGGCGGAGGACTTGGTACTGGATACGGCGATCAGGGATTGGGTGCTGATCCCGCTATCAGTGGTCATGGTTCTCATCGGCGTGCTGCGGTACTTCGTCTCCAAGCTCATGCGCTCATCCCAGCTCCCTGATGCCAAGGCCCTCAAGGAAGG GCAAGTGATTATTCGGGCGAGGAATCTGAAATCCGGTGCGAATTTTATCCCATCGAAGTCCTTCCGGGCTCGCAGAGTTTATTTCACTAACGAG GAGAATGGGCTGCTTCATGTTCCCAAAGAGCAAGCTCAAAATGCACAAGCCCAGATGTTTTCTGACCCAAACATGGCTATggatatgatgaagaaaaatcttTCAATGCTAATACCCCAG tcaCTTACTTTTGCTTGGGTGAACTTTTTCTTCTCAGGTTTTGTAGCAG CAAAAATTCCCTTCCCATTGACTCAAAGATTTAGGGCAATGCTGCAAAATGGGATTGATTTAAGCAGTGTTGATGTGAGCTATGTCAGCAGCCGTTCCTG GTACTTCCTCAATCTGTTTGGGCTAAGGGGATTCTTCAGCCTCATTTTGGGAGAAGAAAATG ccATGGATGACACACAGCGGATGATGCAGATGGGTGGATTTGGGTTTGATGCATCAAGG AGTCTGGCAGCAGAGAAAGATAGCCTTGACATAATTCAACACGATTGGGCTCTCCCCAAGATTGAACACCGCGCGAGCAAGTATTGA
- the LOC120261108 gene encoding pentatricopeptide repeat-containing protein At1g56690, mitochondrial-like isoform X2, with protein MEIMKSSLKLLASCASLRALKQIHAHMFLNGLHHDNYVAVQLLSFCSRELREVGYARMIFNSLAHSANVFLWTAMITSYSNHQTGTMREAFTIYKLMQQQGPSPNKFTLSSVLKACSSLQAVAEGYAGSGNMLAARELFHLMSERGINSWNALVAGYTHNGECWEL; from the exons ATGGAAATAATGAAGAGTTCTTTAAAACTCCTTGCAAGCTGTGCTTCTTTGAGGGCATTGAAGCAAATCCATGCTCATATGTTTCTCAATGGATTACATCATGATAACTATGTGGCAGTGCAGCTCTTGTCATTTTGCAGTAGGGAATTAAGAGAAGTTGGTTATGCACGCATGATATTTAATAGCCTTGCCCATTCTGCAAATGTGTTTCTTTGGACTGCCATGATTACATCTTACTCCAATCATCAAACTGGTACAATGAGGGAGGCTTTCACCATATACAAGTTGATGCAGCAACAGGGGCCTTCTCCAAACAAATTCACTTTGTCATCTGTTCTCAAAGCATGTTCATCCTTACAAGCTGTGGCAGAAG GATATGCAGGTAGTGGAAACATGCTGGCTGCTAGAGAACTGTTCCATCTAATGTCAGAGAGAGGAATCAATTCTTGGAATGCATTGGTTGCTGGATATACTCATAATGGGGAATG TTGGGAGCTTTAA
- the LOC120261108 gene encoding uncharacterized protein LOC120261108 isoform X3, whose amino-acid sequence MFGSNRGVVGDKWSRRILWLCVIGSGISLYMVAVERQAQNRNRMIGEQFSDAEGEEI is encoded by the exons ATGTTCGGAAGCAACAGAGGAGTAGTGGGTGACAAGTGGTCGAGGAGGATCCTCTGGCTGTGCGTCATCGGCAGCGGCATCA GCCTCTACATGGTGGCGGTGGAGAGGCAGGCTCAGAACCGGAACCGAATGATCGGGGAGCAATTCAGCGATGCTGAGGGAGAAGAGATTTGA
- the LOC120261108 gene encoding pentatricopeptide repeat-containing protein At2g13600-like isoform X1 translates to MEIMKSSLKLLASCASLRALKQIHAHMFLNGLHHDNYVAVQLLSFCSRELREVGYARMIFNSLAHSANVFLWTAMITSYSNHQTGTMREAFTIYKLMQQQGPSPNKFTLSSVLKACSSLQAVAEGYAGSGNMLAARELFHLMSERGINSWNALVAGYTHNGEWYEAFKLFSFMCLEYVKPNPTTMTILMSACGQLGALKLAWQLHGYLWKHCIEKNVHVHNSLIDMYAKCGSLHEAHKVFSEMPTKDVVSFNVMIGGFANYGHGENALELFAEMLEGGIQPDTFTFLGILSACCHSRLVDSGAKFFSCMKRDFGIEPSVDHYACMVDLFGRAGYVEEAYDFVKAMHVAPHAGVWGALLNACRTYCDVKIGEIAAHELFRIEPWNPGNYVILSNIYARAHCWDSVTKIRRFMRGRTVEKTSGSSWIQVNHEFHKFTMGEALHPQNEEIYGVLKNIYLQFL, encoded by the exons ATGGAAATAATGAAGAGTTCTTTAAAACTCCTTGCAAGCTGTGCTTCTTTGAGGGCATTGAAGCAAATCCATGCTCATATGTTTCTCAATGGATTACATCATGATAACTATGTGGCAGTGCAGCTCTTGTCATTTTGCAGTAGGGAATTAAGAGAAGTTGGTTATGCACGCATGATATTTAATAGCCTTGCCCATTCTGCAAATGTGTTTCTTTGGACTGCCATGATTACATCTTACTCCAATCATCAAACTGGTACAATGAGGGAGGCTTTCACCATATACAAGTTGATGCAGCAACAGGGGCCTTCTCCAAACAAATTCACTTTGTCATCTGTTCTCAAAGCATGTTCATCCTTACAAGCTGTGGCAGAAG GATATGCAGGTAGTGGAAACATGCTGGCTGCTAGAGAACTGTTCCATCTAATGTCAGAGAGAGGAATCAATTCTTGGAATGCATTGGTTGCTGGATATACTCATAATGGGGAATGGTATGAAGCCTTCAAACTCTTTAGCTTCATGTGCCTTGAGTATGTGAAACCCAATCCCACAACAATGACAATTTTGATGTCTGCTTGTGGCCAGTTGGGAGCTTTAAAGCTGGCGTGGCAATTACATGGATACCTATGGAAGCACTGTATTGAGAAGAATGTACATGTGCATAATTCTTTGATAGACATGTATGCTAAATGTGGTAGTCTCCATGAGGCTCATAAAGTTTTCTCTGAGATGCCTACAAAGGATGTAGTATCATTCAATGTGATGATTGGGGGCTTTGCTAATTATGGGCATGGAGAGAATGCCCTTGAGCTTTTCGCTGAGATGCTAGAGGGAGGGATTCAACCTGATACATTCACCTTTTTAGGTATCTTATCAGCATGCTGTCACTCCAGGCTTGTTGACTCTGGTGCCAAGTTCTTCAGTTGTATGAAAAGGGATTTTGGAATAGAGCCCTCAGTGGATCACTATGCCTGCATGGTTGACCTCTTTGGACGAGCAGGTTATGTTGAGGAGGCCTATGATTTTGTAAAGGCAATGCATGTTGCACCACATGCTGGCGTGTGGGGAGCTCTTCTTAATGCATGCAGGACTTACTGTGATGTCAAAATCGGTGAAATTGCAGCACATGAACTTTTCAGGATTGAACCATGGAATCCTGGCAATTATGTGATTCTATCTAATATTTATGCTAGAGCTCATTGTTGGGACAGTGTAACAAAGATCAGGCGCTTTATGAGAGGCAGGACAGTGGAAAAAACATCCGGTTCCAGTTGGATCCAGGTGAATCATGAGTTCCATAAATTCACAATGGGAGAGGCCCTTCACCCTCAGAATGAGGAAATTTACGGAGTATTGAAGAATATATATTTACAGTTCTTGTAG
- the LOC120261109 gene encoding LOW QUALITY PROTEIN: scarecrow-like protein 18 (The sequence of the model RefSeq protein was modified relative to this genomic sequence to represent the inferred CDS: deleted 1 base in 1 codon), protein MLTSLDSHDDDDETTTTTTTTTTTTTQEHHHHHHHHHFLLPSPTHSRDLLIASADLIHRRQFPAALHALSVLSSSLSPLGDSSDRLTHQFTLALSAAAGAASSTISTHCAATYLSFNQVTPFLRFAHLTANQAILDAVGAHRHIHIVDFDILHGVQWPPFLQAIADRSDHLNPTFIRLTGTGTDIDVLRRTGDRLRSFAVSLGLTFHFQPLLLTPSSTPLPPPSLQLHPGEVLAINCTFFLHKLLNNNNSSSSSNNNESQSHVTLFLQSLKRMNPVVLTMAEIEANHNSPIFMQRFMEAMDYYSAVFESLEATLPPKSQERVVVEQEWFGKEISGIICGEQRHERFDRWEMTMKEAGFSIVPLSAFALSQAKLLLRLHYPSEGYQLHSIKDSIFLGWQNRSLFSVSSWH, encoded by the exons ATGCTCACCTCCTTAGACtctcatgatgatgatgatgaaaccaCAACTACTacaactactactactactactacaactCAAGAacaccatcatcaccaccaccaccaccacttcctCCTCCCTTCTCCAACTCATTCACGTGACCTCCTCATCGCCTCCGCTGACCTCATCCACCGCCGCCAATTCCCAGCCGCTCTCCACGCCCTCTCCGTCCTCTCCTCCTCCCTCTCCCCTCTCGGCGACTCCTCCGATCGTCTCACCCACCAATTCACTCTCGCTCTCTCCGCCGCCGCCGGCGCCGCCTCCTCCACTATCTCCACCCACTGCGCCGCCACCTACCTTTCATTCAATCAAGTCACTCCATTCCTCCGCTTCGCTCACCTCACTGCAAATCAAGCAATCCTCGATGCCGTCGGTGCTCACCGACACATCCACATTGTCGACTTCGACATTCTCCACGGCGTCCAATGGCCACCATTTCTTCAAGCTATTGCCGACCGTTCTGATCACCTGAATCCTACTTTTATCCGGTTAACCGGTACCGGTACTGATATCGATGTTCTTCGTCGCACCGGTGACCGTCTTCGCTCTTTCGCCGTCTCCCTTGGCCTCACCTTCCACTTCCAACCACTCCTTCTCACTCCCTCCTCCACTCCACTTCCACCACCTTCACTTCAACTCCATCCTGGTGAAGTCCTTGCCATCAATTGCACTTTTTTCCTGCACAAACTCCTCAATAataacaacagcagcagcagcagcaacaacaatgaATCACAATCACATGTCACACTATTTCTCCAATCATTGAAGAGGATGAATCCTGTGGTGCTAACAATGGCTGAGATTGAAGCCAATCACAACTCGCCAATTTTCATGCAGAGATTCATGGAAGCCATGGATTACTACTCAGCAGTGTTTGAATCATTAGAAGCCACTCTTCCTCCCAAGAGCCAAGAAAGGGTGGTTGTGGAACAAGAATGGTTTGGTAAAGAGATCTCCGGCATCATCTGCGGCGAACAACGGCACGAGAGGTTTGATCGGTGGGAGATGACTATGAAGGAAGCTGGCTTCTCTATTGTGCCTCTTAGTGCTTTTGCTTTATCTCAAGCAAAG TTGCTTCTTAGACTTCATTATCCTTCTGAAGGTTATCAGCTTCACTCAATCAAGGACTCTATCTTTCTTGGTTGGCAAAACAGATCATTGTTCTCAGTCTCTTCATGGCATTGA